From Spirosoma aerolatum, one genomic window encodes:
- a CDS encoding VOC family protein gives MKKVTGIGGIFFKCDDPQKMKDWYAQHLGLPMDAYGTTFKWRDTDDPTKEGTTVWGAFDKNTTYFEPSKKDFMINYRVENIEELVEELKHNGVTILDDIAVYDYGKFVHILDPEGNSIELWEDMGNRSL, from the coding sequence ATGAAAAAAGTGACGGGAATAGGAGGCATCTTCTTTAAATGCGATGACCCGCAAAAAATGAAAGACTGGTATGCCCAACACCTGGGATTACCTATGGATGCGTATGGCACTACGTTCAAATGGCGCGATACCGACGATCCCACCAAAGAAGGCACAACTGTTTGGGGCGCTTTTGACAAAAACACGACCTACTTTGAGCCCTCCAAAAAGGATTTTATGATCAATTACCGGGTTGAAAATATCGAAGAACTGGTGGAGGAGCTAAAACACAATGGCGTAACCATACTGGATGACATAGCCGTGTATGACTACGGGAAGTTCGTCCATATCCTCGACCCCGAAGGGAATAGCATCGAACTTTGGGAAGATATGGGTAATCGCTCATTGTAA
- a CDS encoding DUF1801 domain-containing protein, with amino-acid sequence MAINKTIETTQSVTDFIEAVADETKRIDSFRLVELMQTQTGFEPKMWGPSIVGFGAYHYKYDSGREGDAPLVGFSPRANALTLYLGTFEGKDELLQKLGKHKIGKGCVYIKNLRDVDADVLKEMVTRSVKRSL; translated from the coding sequence ATGGCGATCAATAAAACGATTGAAACTACCCAAAGCGTTACCGATTTTATAGAGGCCGTAGCTGATGAAACGAAGCGAATCGATAGTTTCAGACTCGTTGAGCTAATGCAGACCCAAACCGGATTTGAACCCAAAATGTGGGGACCGAGTATTGTTGGCTTCGGCGCCTATCACTACAAATACGATAGCGGCCGCGAAGGTGATGCCCCACTCGTTGGCTTTTCACCCCGAGCCAACGCGCTAACGTTATATCTGGGTACATTCGAAGGGAAAGACGAATTATTACAAAAGCTGGGCAAACACAAAATTGGTAAAGGATGTGTGTACATCAAAAACCTGCGCGATGTTGATGCAGATGTGTTGAAAGAAATGGTGACCCGCTCGGTTAAACGAAGCTTGTAG
- a CDS encoding dihydrofolate reductase family protein, translated as MRKLILFMHVSLDGFVCGRNNEQDWMTLDDHEMGEFMASDFQKTVDTMLVGRVLYEGFASFWPTVPTMPNTPPELVDFAYWMINTPKIVFSKTLQTVEWTNSHLAQHDLAEEVAQLKQKPGGDIIVFGGATLVAALAEQNLIDEYRIKLEPILLGAGKPLFAQIQDRIKLKLTKSRAFSSGVVGLYYEVDRPALDTEVQ; from the coding sequence ATGAGGAAGTTAATTTTATTCATGCATGTATCGCTCGATGGCTTTGTATGCGGCCGAAACAATGAACAGGACTGGATGACGCTGGACGACCACGAGATGGGCGAATTTATGGCGTCCGACTTCCAGAAAACGGTCGATACAATGCTTGTTGGCCGGGTGCTGTACGAAGGTTTCGCCAGCTTCTGGCCTACCGTTCCTACTATGCCCAACACCCCGCCCGAACTGGTCGACTTCGCTTACTGGATGATCAATACGCCTAAGATTGTATTCTCCAAAACGCTTCAAACGGTTGAGTGGACAAACTCCCATTTGGCCCAGCACGACCTTGCCGAAGAAGTTGCCCAATTGAAGCAGAAACCCGGTGGCGACATCATCGTATTTGGCGGTGCTACTCTGGTCGCGGCCCTGGCCGAGCAAAACCTGATTGACGAATACCGAATTAAACTGGAGCCGATTTTGCTGGGCGCGGGTAAGCCCCTATTTGCGCAAATCCAGGATCGGATCAAGCTAAAACTAACCAAATCCAGAGCGTTCAGTTCGGGCGTTGTTGGACTTTATTATGAGGTAGACCGACCAGCTTTAGACACTGAGGTACAGTAA
- a CDS encoding nucleoside hydrolase yields the protein MPTPLLMDHDGAIDDLLSQLLVLTMPDIELIGVTVTPADCFIEPALESAYKLLQIMGKESVPLGRGDYYGINAFPNEWRARPEIINALPMLINLPKSPDPYGYLSAPELIIDKLASASSPVSILMTGPCSNLVLALEKEPALKAKIGSIFWMAGAFRTSGNVQTFQHDGSAEWNVFWDPISSQKLVSYELPLTLIPLDVTNHVPVTKQFLSRLATQIDYKLSNLTGQLWALTLDTIPSYHYTYFMWDILATSYLAIPDYFTTETVKANVSTRPPNAGQTYVDDNGYTLTLATEVKTDKFYEYILEQFKR from the coding sequence ATGCCTACCCCTCTTTTGATGGACCACGACGGAGCCATCGATGATTTATTATCGCAGTTGCTGGTGCTGACCATGCCTGATATCGAGCTGATTGGCGTTACAGTAACCCCTGCCGACTGTTTTATTGAACCCGCCCTCGAATCGGCCTATAAGTTACTTCAGATTATGGGAAAAGAGTCGGTTCCCCTTGGCCGGGGCGACTACTATGGCATCAATGCGTTTCCGAACGAATGGCGGGCCCGGCCAGAGATTATAAATGCCCTGCCGATGCTGATCAACCTGCCTAAATCGCCCGATCCGTATGGCTACCTGAGTGCACCCGAGCTGATCATCGACAAACTGGCATCGGCCAGCAGCCCCGTATCCATTCTGATGACCGGACCTTGCTCGAATCTGGTTCTGGCGCTCGAAAAAGAACCGGCCTTAAAAGCAAAAATCGGCTCGATTTTCTGGATGGCGGGTGCGTTTCGGACTTCGGGTAATGTCCAGACGTTTCAGCACGACGGCAGTGCGGAATGGAATGTGTTCTGGGACCCCATCAGTTCGCAAAAACTGGTTTCCTATGAGTTGCCTCTTACCCTAATACCGCTTGATGTGACGAATCATGTACCCGTAACCAAGCAGTTTCTGTCCCGATTAGCGACGCAGATTGATTATAAACTTTCAAACCTGACTGGGCAATTGTGGGCGCTAACCCTGGATACGATTCCGAGCTATCATTACACGTATTTTATGTGGGATATTCTGGCAACGAGCTACCTGGCCATTCCTGACTATTTCACCACCGAAACCGTCAAAGCCAATGTAAGCACCCGTCCACCCAACGCTGGGCAAACCTACGTCGACGATAATGGATATACCTTGACGCTGGCTACAGAGGTAAAAACGGACAAATTTTACGAGTATATTCTGGAGCAATTTAAGCGGTAA
- a CDS encoding DUF4199 domain-containing protein codes for MKKIVLTYGLIAGTLVGSMFMLTYPLWRNGTITFDNSMWLGYATMVIALSLIFFGIKSYRDNYLGGVILFGTAFKVGILIALIASLLYCIAWEICYNTIFTDFMEVAAQYKQTDLKNNGASEQDIARIMADFQRMAESYKNPLIRFGMTFLEIFPVGLLITLLSASLLKRKAFLPTE; via the coding sequence ATGAAAAAAATCGTATTGACCTACGGCCTGATTGCCGGTACCCTTGTAGGCAGCATGTTTATGCTTACGTATCCGCTCTGGCGGAATGGGACAATCACCTTCGATAATAGCATGTGGTTAGGCTATGCCACTATGGTCATTGCCTTATCGCTGATTTTCTTCGGGATCAAATCGTACCGTGATAATTACCTGGGGGGAGTCATTTTATTCGGAACAGCCTTTAAAGTAGGTATACTGATCGCCCTGATAGCTTCCCTGTTGTATTGCATCGCCTGGGAAATCTGCTACAACACCATCTTTACGGATTTTATGGAAGTGGCTGCTCAATACAAGCAAACAGACCTAAAGAATAACGGAGCTTCTGAGCAGGATATAGCCAGAATAATGGCTGATTTTCAGCGAATGGCCGAGTCGTATAAAAACCCACTCATCCGTTTTGGCATGACCTTTCTGGAGATTTTTCCAGTTGGCCTGCTTATCACGCTCCTGAGTGCCTCGCTTTTGAAAAGGAAGGCGTTTTTGCCGACGGAATAA
- a CDS encoding CocE/NonD family hydrolase, with protein MKLHLAYLLLIPALAVAQSNPPAPQTSTRPYPYSPTQDSAYVRENYTKSEFMVPMRDGTKLFTQVYAPKDQSVKHPIIMQRTPYSCQPYGTDKFRRRVGPNPFMLRDNYIVVYQDVRGRWASEGTFVEMTPHVAVKKSKEDHDESTDTYDTIDWLLKNLPNHNGNVGQWGISYPGFFTSAGSVSGHPALKASSPQAPMADLWRDDAFHNGAFQIAANFSFYPYFQEHKQPTKQNPPLLFEINDPDGYHFYLNMGPTANSESKYFKGRNKYYYENFQHPDYDEHWKKRNILPHLKGIKHAVMVVGGWYDEQDLYGTFNTYKAIEKQNPGIQNIFVVGPWVHGGWSGPSGQTLNDLDFGSATSPYYQQNIEAKFFKHYLFNETTPLGLPEATVFETGTNRWRTFDTYPPKEAQQKQVYFQAGGRLGFSPSSTGATFSEFLSDPGHPVPFASKINDGFSADYMVDDQRFASSRPDVLTFQTEPLTEDLTLAGPILAQLTVSTTGTDADWMVKVIDVYPPDAPQQNPQKKDVVYGDYQQLVRSEIMRGKYRNNISKPEPFVPNKPSLVTIELQDVLHTFKKGHRLMVQVQSSCFPLADRNPQKFVDIFTAKESDYQKATHRIYHENSYLKIGVLNP; from the coding sequence GTGAAACTACACCTTGCTTATCTGCTGCTGATTCCGGCCCTTGCCGTTGCCCAATCGAATCCACCAGCCCCCCAAACGTCGACCCGACCCTATCCTTATTCGCCCACCCAGGATTCGGCCTATGTGCGCGAGAACTACACCAAATCGGAGTTTATGGTCCCTATGCGCGATGGTACCAAACTGTTCACGCAGGTCTATGCGCCTAAAGACCAGTCGGTAAAACATCCGATCATCATGCAGCGGACTCCCTATAGTTGCCAGCCCTATGGCACCGATAAATTCCGTCGCCGGGTAGGGCCGAATCCGTTTATGCTGCGCGACAACTATATTGTTGTGTACCAGGACGTTCGGGGGCGCTGGGCGTCGGAAGGCACGTTTGTCGAAATGACACCCCATGTGGCAGTAAAGAAATCGAAGGAAGACCACGATGAATCAACGGACACGTACGATACGATTGACTGGCTGCTCAAAAATCTCCCAAATCATAACGGAAATGTGGGCCAATGGGGCATCAGCTATCCGGGCTTCTTTACCTCGGCGGGTTCAGTATCGGGTCATCCGGCGCTGAAAGCCTCGTCTCCGCAAGCGCCTATGGCCGACCTCTGGCGCGATGATGCATTTCATAACGGTGCCTTTCAGATTGCGGCCAACTTTAGCTTCTACCCTTATTTTCAGGAGCATAAGCAACCGACCAAACAAAATCCGCCCCTCTTATTTGAGATCAATGACCCGGATGGCTACCATTTTTACCTGAACATGGGACCAACGGCCAATTCGGAAAGTAAGTACTTCAAAGGTCGGAATAAGTATTATTACGAGAATTTCCAGCATCCCGATTACGACGAACATTGGAAAAAGCGGAATATTCTGCCGCATCTGAAAGGCATCAAACATGCCGTTATGGTGGTTGGTGGCTGGTACGACGAACAGGATTTGTATGGCACATTCAATACCTACAAAGCCATTGAAAAGCAGAATCCGGGTATTCAGAACATTTTCGTCGTTGGTCCGTGGGTACATGGAGGCTGGTCGGGACCGTCGGGTCAAACGCTCAATGATCTGGATTTTGGCTCGGCCACGTCGCCCTATTACCAGCAGAACATCGAAGCGAAATTCTTCAAACATTACCTTTTCAATGAAACAACTCCACTGGGATTGCCTGAAGCGACCGTATTTGAAACCGGCACCAATCGCTGGCGAACCTTCGACACCTATCCACCGAAAGAGGCTCAACAAAAGCAGGTGTATTTTCAGGCTGGAGGTAGGCTGGGCTTTTCACCTTCATCAACTGGAGCAACTTTTTCTGAATTTCTGTCAGATCCAGGGCATCCGGTGCCGTTTGCCAGCAAAATCAACGATGGGTTTTCAGCCGATTACATGGTCGATGATCAACGTTTTGCGTCGTCACGACCTGACGTATTGACTTTTCAGACCGAACCGCTTACCGAAGATCTGACCCTGGCAGGGCCTATTCTGGCGCAACTGACCGTTTCGACCACAGGAACTGATGCCGACTGGATGGTAAAAGTGATTGATGTGTACCCACCCGATGCGCCCCAACAGAATCCGCAGAAGAAAGACGTGGTGTATGGCGATTATCAGCAGCTCGTTCGAAGTGAAATTATGCGGGGTAAATACCGAAACAACATCAGCAAACCCGAGCCTTTTGTTCCCAACAAACCGTCTCTGGTAACTATCGAGTTACAGGATGTGCTCCATACATTCAAAAAAGGGCATCGGCTGATGGTACAGGTTCAAAGCAGTTGTTTCCCCCTGGCCGACCGTAACCCGCAGAAATTTGTGGACATCTTTACGGCTAAAGAATCCGACTATCAGAAAGCTACCCACCGGATTTATCATGAAAATAGCTACCTAAAAATCGGTGTCCTGAATCCCTGA
- a CDS encoding helix-turn-helix domain-containing protein translates to MKLTPIAYSCYYTRSREGEQFVPEHVFSYQIAGTLVTNDGRNEYIFREGDFRLSKRNHLVKFTKYPHEHGEFRSLSVYLTQEMLRAVSREYGFPAEPHQPGSAILELKPDPLYKSYMDSLLPYQHLVQPGNKHLLALKLKEAILLLLNVNPEVKPILFDFSEPGKIDLEAFMNTNFHFNVELKRFAYLTGRSLATFKRDFEKIFHSSPSRWLLHRRLQEAYYLIKEKGKAPSDVYLDLGFEDLSHFSFAFKKAYGVAPSKI, encoded by the coding sequence ATGAAGCTCACGCCTATTGCGTACTCGTGTTATTACACCCGAAGCCGGGAGGGAGAACAGTTCGTGCCCGAACACGTTTTCAGCTACCAGATTGCGGGAACACTCGTGACAAACGATGGTAGGAACGAGTACATCTTCCGGGAAGGCGATTTCCGGCTTAGCAAACGCAATCACCTTGTCAAATTCACCAAGTATCCCCATGAACATGGAGAGTTTAGGTCGTTGTCCGTTTACCTTACACAGGAAATGCTTCGTGCTGTCAGCCGGGAATATGGTTTCCCGGCAGAGCCCCATCAGCCAGGAAGCGCCATTCTGGAACTGAAGCCCGACCCGCTTTACAAAAGCTATATGGACTCCCTCCTGCCCTATCAACACCTCGTCCAGCCGGGTAATAAACATCTGTTGGCCTTGAAGCTGAAAGAAGCCATTCTGCTGTTGCTGAATGTAAACCCGGAGGTAAAGCCTATTCTCTTTGACTTTTCAGAACCCGGCAAGATTGATCTGGAAGCGTTTATGAATACCAACTTTCATTTCAATGTGGAACTGAAGCGGTTCGCTTACCTGACCGGGCGGAGTCTGGCAACCTTCAAACGGGATTTCGAGAAAATATTTCACAGTTCGCCTAGCCGCTGGCTGCTTCATCGTCGCTTACAGGAAGCGTATTACCTCATCAAAGAAAAGGGCAAAGCTCCGTCTGATGTTTATCTGGATTTGGGTTTTGAAGACCTGTCGCACTTTTCGTTTGCCTTCAAAAAAGCTTATGGTGTTGCTCCGTCGAAAATCTGA
- a CDS encoding phosphotransferase, whose amino-acid sequence MIPAAKILAVRRALQSAFGVTEFESIRQLTAGLSTALVFQLIVKGNPYLLRIITRTDALSDPTDEYACMQSGANAGIAPHVWYTSITDKIALTDFIEAKPFPPAKAIQLIPELLSQLHTLPAFPYRMNYLDKMETFIQKFQEAEFFPESITRDLFNAYLQIRNVYSYTQTDLVACHNDLKPENMLFDGNKLWLIDWEAAFLNDRFIDLSVPANFVVRSDAEEKSYLKSYFGQEATDYQLACFFLMRQAMHLFYFVSFTLFSKASDKPSPFTKPQFSFHRFHDLIWTGAISLASSDTRLQYALIHWDQLQQNLQLNRFADSLAIVGNHQ is encoded by the coding sequence ATGATTCCTGCTGCTAAAATACTTGCTGTCCGTCGGGCACTCCAATCGGCATTTGGCGTTACCGAATTTGAGTCTATTCGTCAATTAACGGCTGGTCTTTCTACGGCGCTCGTCTTTCAACTTATTGTGAAGGGCAACCCGTATCTACTTCGGATTATTACTCGTACTGATGCTTTGAGTGACCCAACTGACGAATATGCCTGTATGCAATCGGGTGCCAATGCCGGTATAGCTCCTCATGTTTGGTACACCAGCATAACGGACAAAATCGCGCTTACGGATTTTATTGAGGCAAAGCCTTTTCCACCCGCTAAAGCAATTCAATTGATTCCTGAACTGCTTAGTCAGTTGCATACCCTACCCGCCTTCCCATACCGAATGAATTATCTGGATAAAATGGAAACATTCATTCAGAAGTTTCAGGAAGCCGAATTCTTTCCTGAATCCATAACCCGCGACCTGTTCAATGCCTATTTACAAATCCGAAACGTGTACTCCTATACGCAGACGGATTTGGTAGCCTGCCATAACGACCTCAAACCGGAAAATATGCTGTTTGATGGTAACAAGTTGTGGCTGATCGACTGGGAAGCTGCCTTTTTGAATGATCGCTTTATCGATCTGTCTGTACCGGCAAATTTTGTCGTTCGGTCTGACGCAGAGGAAAAAAGTTACCTCAAAAGTTACTTTGGCCAGGAAGCAACCGACTATCAACTAGCCTGTTTTTTTCTGATGCGCCAGGCGATGCATTTATTCTATTTTGTCTCCTTCACGCTTTTTAGTAAAGCCTCGGACAAACCTTCTCCCTTTACTAAACCACAATTCAGTTTCCATAGATTTCACGATCTTATCTGGACGGGAGCGATCAGCTTAGCTAGTTCCGACACCAGGCTACAGTATGCCCTAATTCACTGGGATCAGCTCCAACAAAATCTTCAACTCAACCGATTTGCCGATTCATTGGCCATTGTTGGTAATCACCAATAG
- a CDS encoding purine nucleoside permease: protein MKYLLLSLWLIGSISTLAQSTNRIPVRVVVVTMFEIGADTGDRPGEFQYWVERLPLSQTIPFPQGYRDLRYNPDKQVLGICTGMGTARSAASVMALGMDPRFDLSKAYWLVAGISGIDPNDGSAGSAVWAEWLVDGDLAHEIDPREIPSDWSTGYLPLRRAKPYEEPVQENDFQVAYHLNPDLAKWAYGLTKAVKLDDSETLQKMRSAYRDFPEAQKPPRVMMGDHIAAMTFWHGKYLNDWANQWVSYWTGGKGNFVTSAMEDTGTGQSLQWLTKAGKADISRYMVLRTASNYTMQPSGVTAAQNLTNGGKAVGERYTAYIPALEAAYRTGIVVVDKLISNWSRYQRTIPSEK from the coding sequence ATGAAATACCTTCTTTTGTCTTTATGGTTAATCGGTAGTATATCGACCCTTGCTCAGTCAACGAATCGTATCCCGGTTCGGGTGGTGGTCGTTACCATGTTCGAAATCGGTGCAGACACCGGCGACCGACCTGGCGAATTTCAATACTGGGTTGAGCGGCTTCCACTTTCGCAAACGATTCCGTTTCCACAAGGTTATCGCGATCTACGCTATAATCCCGACAAACAGGTGCTGGGTATTTGCACAGGCATGGGCACGGCCCGTTCAGCAGCCTCTGTCATGGCATTGGGTATGGACCCTCGATTCGATCTCTCAAAAGCATACTGGCTGGTAGCAGGCATCTCGGGTATTGACCCAAACGATGGATCAGCAGGATCGGCTGTCTGGGCTGAATGGCTGGTCGATGGCGATCTGGCGCATGAGATCGACCCCCGCGAAATCCCCAGCGACTGGTCGACGGGCTACCTGCCTCTGCGCCGGGCCAAGCCCTACGAAGAACCCGTACAGGAAAATGATTTTCAGGTAGCTTATCATCTGAATCCAGACCTGGCGAAATGGGCTTATGGGCTCACCAAAGCGGTCAAACTCGATGACAGTGAAACCCTTCAGAAAATGCGGTCAGCTTACCGCGATTTTCCCGAAGCGCAGAAGCCGCCACGAGTGATGATGGGTGACCATATAGCGGCCATGACCTTCTGGCACGGCAAATACCTCAACGATTGGGCGAACCAATGGGTCAGTTACTGGACAGGCGGCAAAGGCAATTTTGTCACCTCAGCGATGGAAGATACAGGCACTGGCCAGTCGTTGCAATGGCTGACCAAAGCAGGAAAAGCCGACATCAGCCGATATATGGTCCTCCGAACAGCCAGTAATTATACCATGCAGCCTTCGGGCGTAACAGCCGCTCAGAACCTGACCAATGGAGGCAAAGCCGTCGGCGAACGCTATACGGCCTACATTCCCGCTCTGGAAGCCGCTTACCGAACGGGAATCGTTGTTGTCGATAAACTAATCAGCAACTGGAGTAGGTATCAACGCACAATTCCATCCGAAAAATAA
- a CDS encoding GlxA family transcriptional regulator, with product MKHISILVPQGAILGSLEGSRQLLTQVNQFAKAKGAKPLFQVQLVGLSHEIKLSGGSFTAHADRLIDEVKKTDLIIIPALDGDIQKAIETNRDFIPWIIKQYQRGAEVASLCLGAFLLASTGLLKGRQCATHWLATNEFRQLFPDVNLVTERIITDEQGIYSSGGAFSYLNLILYLIEKYVGREVAVLSAKVFAIEIERDSQSPFTIFQGQKAHEDESVKKAQEYIETNFQEKITIDQLADLVSVSRRSLERRFKKATCNTVIEYIQRVKIEAAKKHFETNRKNVAEVMFDVGYTDTKSFRTTFKKITGLSPLDYRNKYNKEALSLN from the coding sequence ATGAAACACATCTCCATACTCGTTCCACAGGGGGCTATTTTAGGTAGTCTTGAAGGGTCGCGTCAGCTGCTTACACAGGTTAATCAATTTGCCAAAGCGAAAGGGGCTAAGCCGTTGTTTCAGGTCCAATTAGTTGGATTGTCGCACGAAATTAAATTGAGTGGTGGCTCGTTCACCGCCCATGCGGATCGGCTGATTGATGAGGTAAAAAAAACAGATTTAATTATTATTCCGGCGCTGGATGGAGATATACAAAAAGCCATTGAAACAAATCGTGATTTTATACCCTGGATTATCAAACAATACCAGCGTGGTGCCGAAGTTGCCAGCCTTTGTTTAGGGGCTTTTTTACTGGCCTCTACGGGCTTATTAAAGGGTCGGCAATGTGCAACCCACTGGCTGGCTACCAACGAATTCAGACAGTTATTTCCCGACGTAAATCTGGTCACGGAGCGTATTATTACCGACGAGCAGGGCATTTACTCAAGCGGTGGTGCATTTTCGTACCTGAACCTGATTCTTTACCTAATCGAGAAATATGTAGGGCGTGAGGTGGCCGTTCTGTCGGCAAAAGTGTTTGCGATTGAGATAGAGCGAGATAGTCAATCGCCTTTCACCATTTTTCAGGGACAGAAAGCCCACGAAGACGAATCTGTAAAAAAAGCGCAGGAATATATTGAGACAAATTTTCAGGAAAAGATAACAATCGATCAACTAGCTGATTTAGTATCCGTTAGCCGCAGAAGTTTGGAACGTCGATTCAAAAAAGCGACCTGCAATACCGTAATTGAATATATACAACGTGTAAAAATTGAAGCCGCTAAAAAACACTTCGAAACGAATCGAAAAAATGTAGCGGAAGTGATGTTTGATGTAGGTTATACCGATACCAAATCGTTTCGAACAACGTTCAAAAAAATTACGGGTTTATCGCCCCTCGATTACCGGAATAAATACAACAAAGAAGCCTTGTCTTTAAACTAA
- the bla gene encoding subclass B1 metallo-beta-lactamase, whose product MHETTPARFPMPVLFLLLVALLPCSSLAQSVQKPKLKVVPLNDKVYVHITYGLYQNEPVPSNGLIINTKDGVVLVDTGWDTDSIADNTQQILQWVKDNLHQPVRLCIATHAHGDRVGGTGALQRAGVRVVSTPLTAKNSIKEGYPSPEGILPSDTTFTIGGEPIRCYFPGEGHTSDNIVVYLPNQRILHGGCLVKSVGAFGMGYLGDANLAEWGNSIRNVKTKFGKARIVIPGHDEWSDTKALEHTLNLLAKHVANKK is encoded by the coding sequence ATGCATGAAACAACCCCAGCCCGTTTTCCAATGCCTGTTCTTTTTCTGCTTTTAGTAGCCCTACTCCCCTGTTCTTCCCTCGCACAATCGGTACAGAAGCCTAAACTGAAGGTTGTACCCCTTAACGATAAGGTGTATGTCCATATCACCTACGGCCTTTATCAAAACGAACCCGTACCCTCCAATGGCCTGATCATTAACACGAAGGATGGGGTTGTACTTGTCGATACGGGTTGGGACACGGATTCGATCGCCGATAACACCCAGCAAATCCTTCAGTGGGTAAAGGATAACTTACACCAACCTGTCCGGCTGTGCATTGCTACACACGCACACGGTGATCGCGTGGGCGGTACGGGTGCCCTTCAGCGAGCGGGCGTGCGGGTTGTCAGTACGCCACTGACAGCCAAAAATTCGATTAAAGAAGGGTATCCATCGCCCGAAGGCATTTTACCATCCGACACTACTTTCACCATTGGTGGAGAACCGATTCGCTGCTACTTTCCGGGTGAAGGCCATACGAGCGACAACATTGTGGTTTATTTGCCCAATCAGCGGATTCTGCATGGCGGCTGTTTAGTAAAAAGTGTCGGTGCCTTTGGCATGGGCTATCTTGGTGATGCCAATCTGGCCGAGTGGGGCAACTCCATTCGGAATGTGAAGACAAAATTTGGCAAAGCCCGCATCGTTATCCCTGGACACGACGAATGGAGCGATACCAAAGCCCTGGAACATACACTAAATCTGCTCGCCAAGCACGTAGCCAATAAAAAGTAA
- a CDS encoding helix-turn-helix transcriptional regulator produces MKRTILLYSLALAGLIVLLKMLEYRFLVQTLSLEIYLGIVAILFTVLGIWAGQKMTRTKTVLVTQSAFQFDPALLTKTGISKREYEVLELMARGFSNQEIADTLFVSLNTVKTHISNVFLKLDTKRRTQAIQKAKELRLIP; encoded by the coding sequence ATGAAACGGACTATTCTGCTCTACAGTCTTGCCCTGGCTGGTTTGATTGTTCTGCTGAAAATGCTGGAGTATCGTTTTCTGGTTCAGACGCTGTCGCTCGAGATTTATCTGGGTATTGTGGCTATACTGTTCACTGTACTGGGCATATGGGCTGGACAAAAGATGACACGCACCAAAACCGTATTGGTTACTCAGTCGGCGTTTCAGTTCGATCCGGCCTTACTAACAAAAACGGGCATTAGCAAACGGGAATATGAAGTGCTGGAGTTAATGGCGCGTGGCTTTTCGAATCAGGAGATTGCCGATACACTCTTTGTTTCCCTCAATACGGTCAAGACGCACATATCGAACGTATTTCTCAAACTGGATACGAAACGTCGGACTCAGGCCATTCAGAAAGCGAAAGAACTCCGGCTGATTCCCTAG